The following are from one region of the Salicibibacter kimchii genome:
- a CDS encoding metallophosphoesterase family protein: MRILHTADWHLGRTLEGRDRKPEHEAFMDELMTIIDDYAIDAILIAGDIFDSSNPPADAERFYYESMSRLSDHGKRPVVIIAGNHDQPDRLSAAMPLVQDQEIYMVGLPQSAALKVPIKREKNYLHVAALPYPSEARLKESFSGSGAFSGDDETYRAAYDARIARLFQQLSSDFTLDNVNMAMSHLFLAGGAASDSERPIEMGGAYTVRPGSLPENVTYTALGHLHRPQWVKEARTPARYAGSPLAFSFNEVGTAKSVTIIEAQPGEQAHVTEVPLSSGKRLTRWHATEGILQVHRWLDARHGTNDWIDLSIHSEHTLNPEDIQAIRRAHPGIVTIRTVLPEETFKPMESRQHLPIDELFRQFYEKKSSGATPEPELTQLFLELLEEDDPIREAVNVR; this comes from the coding sequence ATGCGAATTTTACACACGGCCGACTGGCATTTGGGACGCACGTTGGAAGGCAGAGACCGCAAGCCGGAGCATGAAGCGTTTATGGATGAACTCATGACAATCATTGACGATTATGCTATTGATGCTATTCTGATTGCCGGTGATATTTTCGACAGCAGCAATCCGCCGGCTGATGCTGAACGCTTTTATTATGAAAGTATGAGCAGGCTCTCCGATCACGGAAAGCGACCGGTCGTCATCATCGCCGGGAATCACGATCAGCCGGACCGTTTATCGGCCGCGATGCCCCTCGTTCAAGATCAAGAGATTTACATGGTCGGGTTGCCGCAGTCCGCGGCGTTAAAAGTTCCGATCAAACGAGAAAAAAACTATTTACACGTTGCCGCGCTTCCTTATCCTTCAGAGGCAAGGTTGAAGGAGAGTTTTTCCGGTTCCGGCGCATTTTCGGGCGATGATGAAACGTATCGGGCAGCGTATGATGCTCGCATTGCCCGTTTATTTCAACAGTTAAGCAGCGACTTCACGCTTGATAACGTTAATATGGCGATGAGCCACCTATTTTTGGCCGGAGGGGCCGCTTCTGATTCAGAACGTCCGATCGAAATGGGCGGGGCATACACCGTGCGCCCGGGGAGTCTTCCCGAGAACGTTACCTACACTGCTTTGGGCCATTTGCATCGTCCCCAGTGGGTAAAAGAAGCTAGAACGCCAGCCCGTTATGCTGGCTCCCCTCTTGCTTTTTCTTTCAATGAGGTCGGGACCGCCAAATCGGTTACGATTATTGAAGCGCAACCCGGTGAACAGGCACACGTAACAGAAGTCCCACTTTCAAGCGGCAAGCGACTCACACGTTGGCATGCCACAGAAGGCATTTTACAAGTGCACCGATGGTTGGATGCACGTCATGGAACGAACGATTGGATTGACTTATCGATTCATAGTGAGCACACACTAAACCCTGAGGACATTCAAGCCATTCGTCGCGCTCACCCGGGGATTGTCACCATTCGCACCGTTTTACCCGAAGAGACGTTCAAGCCCATGGAATCACGGCAACATCTGCCCATTGATGAATTGTTCCGGCAATTTTATGAGAAAAAGAGCAGTGGAGCTACGCCGGAACCTGAACTTACGCAACTATTTTTGGAATTGCTGGAAGAAGATGATCCCATTCGAGAGGCGGTGAACGTACGGTGA